The proteins below are encoded in one region of Equus przewalskii isolate Varuska chromosome 1, EquPr2, whole genome shotgun sequence:
- the SLC22A17 gene encoding solute carrier family 22 member 17 isoform X2, which produces MGSSLSLAVPPGPLSFEALLAQVGALGGGQQLQLGLCCLPVLFVALGMASDPIFTLAPPLHCHYGGFAPNASGWEQPPNASGVSVASAALAASAASRVATSTDPSCSGFAPPDFNHCLKDWDYNGLPVLTTNAIGQWDLVCDLGWQVILEQILFILGFASGYLFLGYPADRFGRRGIVLLTLGLVGPCGVGGAAAGSSTGVMALRFLLGFLLAGVDLGVYLMRLELCDPTQRLRVALAGELVGVGGHFLFLGLALVSKDWRFLQRMITAPCILFLFYGWPGLFLESARWLIVKRQIEEAQSVLRILAERNRPHGQMLGEEAQEALQDLENTCPLPGTSSFSFASLLNYRNIWKNLLILGFTNFIAHAIRHCYQPVGGGGSPSDFYLCSLLASGTAALACVFLGVTVDRFGRRGILLLSMTLTGIASLVLLGLWDYLNEAAITTFSVLGLFSSQAAGILSTLLAAEVIPTTVRGRGLGLIMALGALGGLSGPAQRLHMGHGAFLQHVVLAACALLCILSIMLLPETKRKLLPEVLRDGELCRRPSLLRQPPPNRCDHVPLLATPNPAL; this is translated from the exons ATGGGCAGCAGCCTGTCGCTGGCCGTGCCCCCCGGCCCCCTCAGCTTTGAGGCGCTGCTCGCCCAGGTGGGGGCGCTGGGCGGCGGCCAGCAGCTGCAGCTCGGCCTCTGCTGTCTGCCTGTGCTCTTCGTGGCGCTGGGCATGGCCTCGGACCCCATCTTCACGCTGGCGCCCCCACTGCACTGCCACTACGGGGGCTTTGCCCCCAATGCctctggctgggagcagcccccCAACGCCAGCGGCGTCAGCGTCGCCAGCGCGGCCCTAGCAGCCAGCGCGGCCAGCCGCGTCGCCACCAGTACGGACCCCTCGTGCAGCGGCTTCGCCCCGCCGGACTTCAACCATTGCCTCAAGGACTGGGACTATAACGGCCTGCCCGTGCTCACCACCAACGCCATCGGCCAG TGGGATCTGGTTTGTGACctgggctggcaggtgatcctggagcaGATCCTCTTCATCTTGGGCTTTGCCTCCGGCTACCTATTCCTGGGCTACCCGGCGGACAG GTTTGGCCGTCGTGGGATCGTGCTGCTGACCTTGGGGCTGGTGGGCCCCTGTGGAGTAGGAGGGGCTGCTGCAGGCTCCTCCACAGGTGTCATGGCCCTCCGATTCCTCCTGGGCTTTCTGCTTGCCGGCGTTGACCTTGGTGTCTACCTGATGC GCCTGGAGCTGTGCGACCCAACCCAGAGGCTTCGGGTGGCCCTGGCAGGGgagttggtgggggtggggggacacttCCTGTTCCTGGGCCTGGCCCTTGTCTCTAAGGACTGGCGATTTCTGCAGCGAATGATCACCGCTCCCTGCATCCTCTTCCTGTTTTATGG CTGGCCTGGTCTGTTTCTGGAGTCCGCGCGGTGGCTAATAGTGAAGCGACAGATTGAGGAGGCCCAATCCGTGCTGAGAATCCTGGCTGAGCGGAACCGGCCCCATGGGCAGATGCTGGGAGAGGAGGCCCAGGAGGCCCTGCAGG aCCTGGAGAACACCTGCCCTCTCCCTGGAAcatcctccttttcctttgcttccctTCTCAACTACCGCAACATCTGGAAAAATCTGCTTATCCTGGGCTTCACCAA CTTTATTGCCCATGCCATTCGCCACTGCTACCagcctgtgggaggaggagggagcccatCGGACTTCTACCTGTGCTCCCTGCTGGCCAGCggcacagcagccctggcctgcGTCTTCCTGGGGGTCACCGTGGACCGATTTGGCCGCCGGGGCATCCTGCTTCTCTCAATGACCCTCACTGGCATCGCGTCCCTGGTCCTGCTGGGCCTGTGGGATT ATCTGAATGAGGCCGCCATCACCACTTTCTCTGTTCTCGGCCTCTTCTCCTCCCAAGCTGCCGGCATCCTTAGCACCCTCCTTGCTGCTGAAGTCATCCCTACCACTGTCCG GGGCCGAGGCCTGGGCCTGATCATGGCACTAGGGGCACTTGGAGGACTGAGTGGCCCAGCCCAGCGTCTCCACATGGGCCACGGAGCCTTCCTGCAGCATGTGGTGCTGGCAGCCTGTGCCCTCCTCTGCATCCTCAGCATCATGCTTCTGCCGGAGACCAAGCGCAAGCTCCTGCCCGAGGTGCTCCGGGATGGAGAGCTGTGCCGCCGGCCTTCTCTGCTGCGGCAGCCACCCCCTAACCGCTGTGACCACGTCCCGCTGCTTGCTACCCCCAACCCTGCCCTCTGA
- the EFS gene encoding embryonal Fyn-associated substrate isoform X2: MAVATSAQLARALYDNTAESPQELSFRRGDVLRVLQREGAGGLDGWCLCSLHGQQGIVPANRVKLLPAGPAPKPGISQVPPAQPGSPSPAPEHSNEDQEVYVVPPPARPCPTLGPPAGPCPPSPDPIYKVPRGNGTQLAAPGDALEVYDVPPAALRAPTSGPYDSPASFSRPVALVALRPPGEDEAPYDVPLAPKPPSELEPDLEWEGGREPGPPLYAAPSNLKRASALLNLYEAPEGLLADGEGGGTDEGIYDVPLLGPETPPSPEPPGASASNDQDTLALLLARSPPTPHRPRLPSAESLSRRPLPALPVPEAPSPSPAPSPAPGRKGSIQDRPLPPPPPRLSGFGGPKVEGDPEGEEVEDDPAGQHNEYEGIPLAEEYDYVHLKGMDKAQGSRPLDKAITGDPELLEGAPPEQQEALSPGEPLLLPARDLQLLHFYAGQCQSHYSALQAAVAALMASIQANQPPHLFVPHSKRVVVAAHRLVFVGDTLGRLAASAPLRAQVGAAGTALGQALQATVLAVKGAALGYPSGPPAQEMAQCVAELAGRALQFTTLLTSLAP; this comes from the exons ATGGCGGTAGCCACGTCG GCCCAGCTGGCCCGGGCGCTCTATGACAACACTGCCGAGTCCCCCCAGGAGCTGTCCTTCCGTCGAGGGGACGTTCTACGGGTGCTGCAGAGGGAGGGCGCTGGCGGGCTGGACGGCTGGTGCCTGTGCTCCCTGCATGGCCAGCAGGGCATCGTGCCCGCCAACAGAGTGAAGCTCCTTCCTGCTGGCCCAGCACCCAAGCCCGGCATCTCCCAGgtacccccagcccagcctggctcaCCATCTCCAGCCCCAGAGCACAGCAACGAGGACCAGGAG GTGTATGTGGTACCACCCCCAGCTCGGCCCTGTCCTACCTTAGGACCTCCAGCTGGACCCTGCCCGCCCTCCCCTGACCCCATCTACAAGGTCCCCAGAGGCAATGGGACCCAACTGGCTGCCCCTGGAGACGCCTTGGAG GTCTACGACGTGCCCCCCGCTGCCCTCCGAGCTCCCACCAGCGGCCCCTATGACTCCCCCGCCTCCTTTTCCCGCCCTGTGGCACTGGTTGCCCTGCGGCCCCCCGGAGAGGACGAAGCTCCCTATGACGTGCCTCTGGCCCCGAAGCCCCCGTCAGAGCTGGAGCCGGATCTGGAGTGGGAGGGGGGCCGGGAACCAGGGCCCCCCCTCTACGCCGCCCCCTCCAACTTGAAACGGGCATCGGCCTTGCTCAACCTGTACGAAGCGCCTGAGGGACTGCTAGCAGACGGGGAAGGGGGGGGCACTGACGAGGGCATCTACGACGTGCCGCTGCTGGGCCCAGAGACACCCCCTTCTCCAGAGCCCCCAGGAGCCTCAGCCTCCAATGACCAGGACACTCTGGCCCTGCTTCTGGCCAGAAGCCCCCCAACCCCACACAGGCCGCGTTTGCCCTCAGCTGAGAGTCTGTCCCGCcgccctctgcctgccctgcctgtCCCTGAGGCCCCCAGCCCTTCCCCGGCTCCCTCGCCTGCTCCAGGCCGGAAGGGCAGCATCCAGGACcggcctctgcccccacccccgccccgcctgTCTGGCTTCGGGGGCCCCAAGGTGGAGGGGGATCCAGAGGGCGAGGAGGTGGAGGACGACCCAGCAGGACAGCACAATGAGTATGAGGGCATCCCGCTGGCCGAGGAGTACGACTACGTCCACCTGAAG GGCATGGATAAAGCTCAGGGATCCAGGCCCCTGGATAAGGCCATCACGGGGGATCCCGAACTGCTGGAGGGGGCGCCGCCAGAACAGCAG GAGGCCCTGTCCCCAGGGGAACCGCTGCTCCTGCCCGCCAGAGACCTCCAGCTACTGCATTTCTACGCAGGGCAATGCCAGAGCCACTACTCAGCCCTCCAGGCGGCCGTGGCGGCCCTGATGGCCAGCATCCAGGCCAACCAGCCCCCACACCTCTTCGTGCCCCACAGCAAGCGGGTGGTGGTGGCCGCTCACCGCCTGGTGTTTGTTGGGGACACCCTGGGCCGGCTGGCGGCCTCCGCCCCACTGCGAGCACAGGTCGGGGCTGCAGGAACAGCACTGGGCCAGGCATTGCAGGCCACCGTGCTGGCCGTCAAGGGGGCTGCCTTGGGCTACCCTTCAGGCCCCCCGGCCCAAGAGATGGCACAGTgtgtggcagagctggcagggcGGGCCCTGCAATTCACCACCCTGCTCACCAGTCTGGCCCCCTGA
- the SLC22A17 gene encoding solute carrier family 22 member 17 isoform X3, with product MGSSLSLAVPPGPLSFEALLAQVGALGGGQQLQLGLCCLPVLFVALGMASDPIFTLAPPLHCHYGGFAPNASGWEQPPNASGVSVASAALAASAASRVATSTDPSCSGFAPPDFNHCLKDWDYNGLPVLTTNAIGQWDLVCDLGWQVILEQILFILGFASGYLFLGYPADRFGRRGIVLLTLGLVGPCGVGGAAAGSSTGVMALRFLLGFLLAGVDLGVYLMRLELCDPTQRLRVALAGELVGVGGHFLFLGLALVSKDWRFLQRMITAPCILFLFYGWPGLFLESARWLIVKRQIEEAQSVLRILAERNRPHGQMLGEEAQEALQDLNEAAITTFSVLGLFSSQAAGILSTLLAAEVIPTTVRGRGLGLIMALGALGGLSGPAQRLHMGHGAFLQHVVLAACALLCILSIMLLPETKRKLLPEVLRDGELCRRPSLLRQPPPNRCDHVPLLATPNPAL from the exons ATGGGCAGCAGCCTGTCGCTGGCCGTGCCCCCCGGCCCCCTCAGCTTTGAGGCGCTGCTCGCCCAGGTGGGGGCGCTGGGCGGCGGCCAGCAGCTGCAGCTCGGCCTCTGCTGTCTGCCTGTGCTCTTCGTGGCGCTGGGCATGGCCTCGGACCCCATCTTCACGCTGGCGCCCCCACTGCACTGCCACTACGGGGGCTTTGCCCCCAATGCctctggctgggagcagcccccCAACGCCAGCGGCGTCAGCGTCGCCAGCGCGGCCCTAGCAGCCAGCGCGGCCAGCCGCGTCGCCACCAGTACGGACCCCTCGTGCAGCGGCTTCGCCCCGCCGGACTTCAACCATTGCCTCAAGGACTGGGACTATAACGGCCTGCCCGTGCTCACCACCAACGCCATCGGCCAG TGGGATCTGGTTTGTGACctgggctggcaggtgatcctggagcaGATCCTCTTCATCTTGGGCTTTGCCTCCGGCTACCTATTCCTGGGCTACCCGGCGGACAG GTTTGGCCGTCGTGGGATCGTGCTGCTGACCTTGGGGCTGGTGGGCCCCTGTGGAGTAGGAGGGGCTGCTGCAGGCTCCTCCACAGGTGTCATGGCCCTCCGATTCCTCCTGGGCTTTCTGCTTGCCGGCGTTGACCTTGGTGTCTACCTGATGC GCCTGGAGCTGTGCGACCCAACCCAGAGGCTTCGGGTGGCCCTGGCAGGGgagttggtgggggtggggggacacttCCTGTTCCTGGGCCTGGCCCTTGTCTCTAAGGACTGGCGATTTCTGCAGCGAATGATCACCGCTCCCTGCATCCTCTTCCTGTTTTATGG CTGGCCTGGTCTGTTTCTGGAGTCCGCGCGGTGGCTAATAGTGAAGCGACAGATTGAGGAGGCCCAATCCGTGCTGAGAATCCTGGCTGAGCGGAACCGGCCCCATGGGCAGATGCTGGGAGAGGAGGCCCAGGAGGCCCTGCAGG ATCTGAATGAGGCCGCCATCACCACTTTCTCTGTTCTCGGCCTCTTCTCCTCCCAAGCTGCCGGCATCCTTAGCACCCTCCTTGCTGCTGAAGTCATCCCTACCACTGTCCG GGGCCGAGGCCTGGGCCTGATCATGGCACTAGGGGCACTTGGAGGACTGAGTGGCCCAGCCCAGCGTCTCCACATGGGCCACGGAGCCTTCCTGCAGCATGTGGTGCTGGCAGCCTGTGCCCTCCTCTGCATCCTCAGCATCATGCTTCTGCCGGAGACCAAGCGCAAGCTCCTGCCCGAGGTGCTCCGGGATGGAGAGCTGTGCCGCCGGCCTTCTCTGCTGCGGCAGCCACCCCCTAACCGCTGTGACCACGTCCCGCTGCTTGCTACCCCCAACCCTGCCCTCTGA
- the IL25 gene encoding interleukin-25 — translation MYQVVVFLAMVMGTPTLSLWHKECTHWPSCCPKKGQDPIEEWLKWSTAHVPPPETANLAHHPESCRASEDGPLNSRSISPWRYELDRDLNRLPQDLYHARCLCPHCVSLQTGSHMDPLGNSELLYHNQTVFYRRPCPGKRGAHDGYCLERRLYRVSLACVCVRPRVMA, via the exons ATGTACCAG GTGGTTGTGTTTTTGGCAATGGTCATGGGAACCCCCACCCTCAGTTTGTGGCACAAGGAATGCACCCATTGGCCCAGCTGCTGCCCCAAGAAAGGACAGGACCCCATTGAGGagtggctgaagtggagcactgcGCACGTGCCTCCCCCAGAGACTGCTAACCTCGCCCACCACCCAGAATCCTGCAGGGCCAGCGAAGACGGACCTCTCAACAGCAGGTCCATCTCCCCCTGGCGATATGA GTTGGACAGGGACTTGAACCGGCTCCCCCAGGACCTGTACCACGCCCGGTGCCTATGTCCGCACTGCGTCAGCCTGCAGACAGGCTCCCACATGGACCCCCTGGGCAACTCGGAGCTGCTCTACCACAACCAGACCGTCTTCTACCGGCGGCCGTGCCCTGGGAAGCGGGGCGCCCACGATGGCTACTGCCTGGAACGCAGGCTCTACCGCGTCTCCTTGGCTTGCGTGTGTGTGCGGCCCCGTGTGATGGCCTAG
- the EFS gene encoding embryonal Fyn-associated substrate isoform X1 has product MAVATSRLPLDGGEGARPARVLSALLWAGTDGHWWLAGACDWEAQLARALYDNTAESPQELSFRRGDVLRVLQREGAGGLDGWCLCSLHGQQGIVPANRVKLLPAGPAPKPGISQVPPAQPGSPSPAPEHSNEDQEVYVVPPPARPCPTLGPPAGPCPPSPDPIYKVPRGNGTQLAAPGDALEVYDVPPAALRAPTSGPYDSPASFSRPVALVALRPPGEDEAPYDVPLAPKPPSELEPDLEWEGGREPGPPLYAAPSNLKRASALLNLYEAPEGLLADGEGGGTDEGIYDVPLLGPETPPSPEPPGASASNDQDTLALLLARSPPTPHRPRLPSAESLSRRPLPALPVPEAPSPSPAPSPAPGRKGSIQDRPLPPPPPRLSGFGGPKVEGDPEGEEVEDDPAGQHNEYEGIPLAEEYDYVHLKGMDKAQGSRPLDKAITGDPELLEGAPPEQQEALSPGEPLLLPARDLQLLHFYAGQCQSHYSALQAAVAALMASIQANQPPHLFVPHSKRVVVAAHRLVFVGDTLGRLAASAPLRAQVGAAGTALGQALQATVLAVKGAALGYPSGPPAQEMAQCVAELAGRALQFTTLLTSLAP; this is encoded by the exons ATGGCGGTAGCCACGTCG aggctgcccctggatggaggggagggggcgagaCCAGCCCGAGTCCTGTCTGCTCTTTTATGGGCGGGAACAGATGGCCACTGGTGGTTGGCAGGGGCTTGTGATTGGGAG GCCCAGCTGGCCCGGGCGCTCTATGACAACACTGCCGAGTCCCCCCAGGAGCTGTCCTTCCGTCGAGGGGACGTTCTACGGGTGCTGCAGAGGGAGGGCGCTGGCGGGCTGGACGGCTGGTGCCTGTGCTCCCTGCATGGCCAGCAGGGCATCGTGCCCGCCAACAGAGTGAAGCTCCTTCCTGCTGGCCCAGCACCCAAGCCCGGCATCTCCCAGgtacccccagcccagcctggctcaCCATCTCCAGCCCCAGAGCACAGCAACGAGGACCAGGAG GTGTATGTGGTACCACCCCCAGCTCGGCCCTGTCCTACCTTAGGACCTCCAGCTGGACCCTGCCCGCCCTCCCCTGACCCCATCTACAAGGTCCCCAGAGGCAATGGGACCCAACTGGCTGCCCCTGGAGACGCCTTGGAG GTCTACGACGTGCCCCCCGCTGCCCTCCGAGCTCCCACCAGCGGCCCCTATGACTCCCCCGCCTCCTTTTCCCGCCCTGTGGCACTGGTTGCCCTGCGGCCCCCCGGAGAGGACGAAGCTCCCTATGACGTGCCTCTGGCCCCGAAGCCCCCGTCAGAGCTGGAGCCGGATCTGGAGTGGGAGGGGGGCCGGGAACCAGGGCCCCCCCTCTACGCCGCCCCCTCCAACTTGAAACGGGCATCGGCCTTGCTCAACCTGTACGAAGCGCCTGAGGGACTGCTAGCAGACGGGGAAGGGGGGGGCACTGACGAGGGCATCTACGACGTGCCGCTGCTGGGCCCAGAGACACCCCCTTCTCCAGAGCCCCCAGGAGCCTCAGCCTCCAATGACCAGGACACTCTGGCCCTGCTTCTGGCCAGAAGCCCCCCAACCCCACACAGGCCGCGTTTGCCCTCAGCTGAGAGTCTGTCCCGCcgccctctgcctgccctgcctgtCCCTGAGGCCCCCAGCCCTTCCCCGGCTCCCTCGCCTGCTCCAGGCCGGAAGGGCAGCATCCAGGACcggcctctgcccccacccccgccccgcctgTCTGGCTTCGGGGGCCCCAAGGTGGAGGGGGATCCAGAGGGCGAGGAGGTGGAGGACGACCCAGCAGGACAGCACAATGAGTATGAGGGCATCCCGCTGGCCGAGGAGTACGACTACGTCCACCTGAAG GGCATGGATAAAGCTCAGGGATCCAGGCCCCTGGATAAGGCCATCACGGGGGATCCCGAACTGCTGGAGGGGGCGCCGCCAGAACAGCAG GAGGCCCTGTCCCCAGGGGAACCGCTGCTCCTGCCCGCCAGAGACCTCCAGCTACTGCATTTCTACGCAGGGCAATGCCAGAGCCACTACTCAGCCCTCCAGGCGGCCGTGGCGGCCCTGATGGCCAGCATCCAGGCCAACCAGCCCCCACACCTCTTCGTGCCCCACAGCAAGCGGGTGGTGGTGGCCGCTCACCGCCTGGTGTTTGTTGGGGACACCCTGGGCCGGCTGGCGGCCTCCGCCCCACTGCGAGCACAGGTCGGGGCTGCAGGAACAGCACTGGGCCAGGCATTGCAGGCCACCGTGCTGGCCGTCAAGGGGGCTGCCTTGGGCTACCCTTCAGGCCCCCCGGCCCAAGAGATGGCACAGTgtgtggcagagctggcagggcGGGCCCTGCAATTCACCACCCTGCTCACCAGTCTGGCCCCCTGA
- the SLC22A17 gene encoding solute carrier family 22 member 17 isoform X1 — MGSSLSLAVPPGPLSFEALLAQVGALGGGQQLQLGLCCLPVLFVALGMASDPIFTLAPPLHCHYGGFAPNASGWEQPPNASGVSVASAALAASAASRVATSTDPSCSGFAPPDFNHCLKDWDYNGLPVLTTNAIGQWDLVCDLGWQVILEQILFILGFASGYLFLGYPADRFGRRGIVLLTLGLVGPCGVGGAAAGSSTGVMALRFLLGFLLAGVDLGVYLMRLELCDPTQRLRVALAGELVGVGGHFLFLGLALVSKDWRFLQRMITAPCILFLFYGWPGLFLESARWLIVKRQIEEAQSVLRILAERNRPHGQMLGEEAQEALQDLENTCPLPGTSSFSFASLLNYRNIWKNLLILGFTNFIAHAIRHCYQPVGGGGSPSDFYLCSLLASGTAALACVFLGVTVDRFGRRGILLLSMTLTGIASLVLLGLWDCEHPPFSTVWAQQRNPSRDLNEAAITTFSVLGLFSSQAAGILSTLLAAEVIPTTVRGRGLGLIMALGALGGLSGPAQRLHMGHGAFLQHVVLAACALLCILSIMLLPETKRKLLPEVLRDGELCRRPSLLRQPPPNRCDHVPLLATPNPAL; from the exons ATGGGCAGCAGCCTGTCGCTGGCCGTGCCCCCCGGCCCCCTCAGCTTTGAGGCGCTGCTCGCCCAGGTGGGGGCGCTGGGCGGCGGCCAGCAGCTGCAGCTCGGCCTCTGCTGTCTGCCTGTGCTCTTCGTGGCGCTGGGCATGGCCTCGGACCCCATCTTCACGCTGGCGCCCCCACTGCACTGCCACTACGGGGGCTTTGCCCCCAATGCctctggctgggagcagcccccCAACGCCAGCGGCGTCAGCGTCGCCAGCGCGGCCCTAGCAGCCAGCGCGGCCAGCCGCGTCGCCACCAGTACGGACCCCTCGTGCAGCGGCTTCGCCCCGCCGGACTTCAACCATTGCCTCAAGGACTGGGACTATAACGGCCTGCCCGTGCTCACCACCAACGCCATCGGCCAG TGGGATCTGGTTTGTGACctgggctggcaggtgatcctggagcaGATCCTCTTCATCTTGGGCTTTGCCTCCGGCTACCTATTCCTGGGCTACCCGGCGGACAG GTTTGGCCGTCGTGGGATCGTGCTGCTGACCTTGGGGCTGGTGGGCCCCTGTGGAGTAGGAGGGGCTGCTGCAGGCTCCTCCACAGGTGTCATGGCCCTCCGATTCCTCCTGGGCTTTCTGCTTGCCGGCGTTGACCTTGGTGTCTACCTGATGC GCCTGGAGCTGTGCGACCCAACCCAGAGGCTTCGGGTGGCCCTGGCAGGGgagttggtgggggtggggggacacttCCTGTTCCTGGGCCTGGCCCTTGTCTCTAAGGACTGGCGATTTCTGCAGCGAATGATCACCGCTCCCTGCATCCTCTTCCTGTTTTATGG CTGGCCTGGTCTGTTTCTGGAGTCCGCGCGGTGGCTAATAGTGAAGCGACAGATTGAGGAGGCCCAATCCGTGCTGAGAATCCTGGCTGAGCGGAACCGGCCCCATGGGCAGATGCTGGGAGAGGAGGCCCAGGAGGCCCTGCAGG aCCTGGAGAACACCTGCCCTCTCCCTGGAAcatcctccttttcctttgcttccctTCTCAACTACCGCAACATCTGGAAAAATCTGCTTATCCTGGGCTTCACCAA CTTTATTGCCCATGCCATTCGCCACTGCTACCagcctgtgggaggaggagggagcccatCGGACTTCTACCTGTGCTCCCTGCTGGCCAGCggcacagcagccctggcctgcGTCTTCCTGGGGGTCACCGTGGACCGATTTGGCCGCCGGGGCATCCTGCTTCTCTCAATGACCCTCACTGGCATCGCGTCCCTGGTCCTGCTGGGCCTGTGGGATTGTGAGCATCCTCCCTTCTCCACAGTGTGGGCTCAGCAAAGGAACCCCAGCAGAG ATCTGAATGAGGCCGCCATCACCACTTTCTCTGTTCTCGGCCTCTTCTCCTCCCAAGCTGCCGGCATCCTTAGCACCCTCCTTGCTGCTGAAGTCATCCCTACCACTGTCCG GGGCCGAGGCCTGGGCCTGATCATGGCACTAGGGGCACTTGGAGGACTGAGTGGCCCAGCCCAGCGTCTCCACATGGGCCACGGAGCCTTCCTGCAGCATGTGGTGCTGGCAGCCTGTGCCCTCCTCTGCATCCTCAGCATCATGCTTCTGCCGGAGACCAAGCGCAAGCTCCTGCCCGAGGTGCTCCGGGATGGAGAGCTGTGCCGCCGGCCTTCTCTGCTGCGGCAGCCACCCCCTAACCGCTGTGACCACGTCCCGCTGCTTGCTACCCCCAACCCTGCCCTCTGA